From a single Loigolactobacillus coryniformis subsp. coryniformis KCTC 3167 = DSM 20001 genomic region:
- a CDS encoding aldose 1-epimerase family protein, with product MSLSIKNQFLQANFTEKGAELTNLISLDSGTEYIWQADPQIWGRHAPILFPFVGRLKNDEYHYQGKTYHMGQHGFARDRDFKVVNHEATTISFQLTDDEQSWQIYPFAFELTVTYQLVDNELEVTYFVHNPAEKEDLYFSVGGHPGFNIPLTDENKFEDYYISYEPKKSRVQIPLVGPFNDAAHKTLASTDTDHDLSHDLFSGDALIYELHQPNTFTLKNDHNHQGISVSVPDAPYTGIWSPYPTTGNFVCIEPWWGIADNLETSGELTEKMGINQLAAGADFTGSFTITAHQRRAF from the coding sequence ATGTCACTTTCAATCAAAAATCAATTTTTACAGGCGAACTTCACCGAAAAAGGTGCCGAGTTAACCAATCTGATCTCATTAGATTCTGGTACTGAATATATTTGGCAAGCCGATCCGCAGATCTGGGGCCGTCATGCACCGATTCTTTTTCCTTTTGTCGGACGTTTAAAAAATGACGAATATCATTATCAAGGCAAGACTTACCATATGGGGCAACATGGTTTTGCCCGCGACCGTGACTTTAAGGTAGTCAATCATGAAGCCACAACGATCAGTTTTCAATTGACTGATGATGAACAAAGCTGGCAAATTTATCCATTTGCGTTCGAACTTACAGTAACCTATCAATTAGTCGACAACGAACTTGAAGTCACTTATTTCGTGCATAATCCTGCTGAAAAAGAAGACTTATACTTCTCCGTCGGTGGTCATCCCGGCTTTAACATTCCATTAACGGATGAAAATAAGTTTGAAGACTATTACATCAGTTATGAACCAAAGAAATCTCGGGTACAAATTCCGTTGGTCGGACCATTCAATGATGCTGCACACAAGACACTAGCGTCAACTGATACTGATCATGATTTGTCGCACGATTTATTTAGCGGTGACGCTTTGATTTATGAACTACATCAGCCGAACACATTTACGCTGAAAAATGATCATAATCATCAAGGTATTTCGGTGAGCGTTCCTGATGCGCCTTATACAGGTATTTGGTCACCTTATCCGACTACTGGTAATTTTGTTTGTATCGAACCATGGTGGGGAATTGCCGATAATTTAGAGACTAGCGGTGAATTAACGGAAAAAATGGGGATCAACCAATTAGCAGCCGGTGCTGATTTTACTGGCAGCTTTACGATCACTGCTCATCAACGACGTGCATTTTAG
- the hslU gene encoding ATP-dependent protease ATPase subunit HslU, whose protein sequence is MQPAEKTPKQIVAALDEYVIGQHDAKRAIAVALRNRYRRMQLAQDMQEEITPKNMLMIGPTGVGKTEIARRLAKIVSAPFVKVEATKFTEVGYVGRDVESMVRDLVDVAIEMERKIQYKNVHAEASREADKRLVKLLVPGVKKQPTQQNQMQSLMNAFTAMQNGQNPLQNNEEKEEVTDTVRDQRLSVKEQLDRGLLENEEVTIEMDDPKQAVAMNNNMMGQMGIDLSETLGALTPKRKIKRTVSVKEAREVLIKEEAEKLVNDADIYHDAIQRAENTGIIFIDEIDKITANGQKNSGEVSREGVQRDILPIVEGSAITTKYGTINTDHILFIASGAFADSKPSDLIAELQGRLPIRVELDDLSKEDFVRILTEPNNALIKQYMAMIATDNIHTTFTKEAIERIAEIAYDVNHETENIGARRLHTILEKLLEDILYEGPDMEMGDITITEKYVNDKIGDIVANKDLSRYIL, encoded by the coding sequence ATGCAACCAGCTGAAAAAACACCAAAACAAATCGTGGCCGCTTTAGACGAATATGTCATCGGTCAACATGACGCTAAACGAGCGATCGCCGTTGCTTTACGTAATCGTTATCGCCGGATGCAACTTGCCCAAGATATGCAAGAAGAGATCACCCCGAAAAACATGTTAATGATCGGCCCGACTGGGGTCGGTAAAACTGAAATTGCCCGTCGGCTAGCTAAAATTGTTTCGGCACCATTTGTGAAGGTCGAAGCGACTAAATTTACTGAAGTGGGCTACGTCGGTCGTGATGTTGAATCGATGGTCCGTGATCTAGTGGATGTTGCTATCGAAATGGAACGTAAAATTCAATATAAAAATGTTCATGCTGAAGCTAGTCGTGAAGCTGACAAACGTTTAGTAAAATTATTGGTTCCTGGCGTCAAAAAACAACCCACACAACAAAACCAAATGCAAAGCTTGATGAATGCTTTCACTGCCATGCAAAATGGCCAAAATCCATTGCAAAACAATGAAGAGAAAGAAGAAGTAACGGATACAGTCCGTGACCAACGGCTATCAGTTAAAGAACAGCTAGACCGTGGTCTTTTAGAAAATGAAGAAGTGACCATCGAAATGGATGATCCTAAACAAGCTGTAGCCATGAATAACAACATGATGGGCCAAATGGGTATCGATCTTAGTGAGACCTTAGGCGCGTTAACACCAAAACGTAAGATCAAACGGACCGTTTCTGTTAAGGAAGCTCGCGAAGTTTTGATCAAGGAAGAAGCCGAAAAGCTCGTCAACGACGCTGATATTTATCATGACGCAATTCAACGTGCTGAGAATACCGGCATCATTTTCATCGACGAAATTGACAAGATCACGGCAAATGGTCAAAAAAATAGCGGCGAAGTTTCTCGTGAAGGGGTTCAACGCGATATTTTACCAATCGTTGAAGGGTCTGCGATTACGACCAAATATGGTACGATCAATACTGACCACATCCTATTCATTGCTTCTGGCGCTTTTGCTGACAGCAAACCGAGTGATTTGATTGCTGAATTACAAGGTCGTTTACCGATCCGGGTCGAACTAGATGATTTATCCAAGGAAGACTTCGTCCGTATTTTGACTGAACCAAATAACGCTTTGATCAAGCAATATATGGCAATGATCGCTACAGATAACATTCATACCACCTTCACCAAAGAAGCAATCGAACGAATCGCGGAGATTGCTTATGATGTCAATCATGAAACTGAAAACATTGGTGCACGGCGTTTACACACGATTTTAGAGAAGTTATTAGAAGATATTCTCTATGAAGGTCCCGACATGGAAATGGGCGACATTACGATCACTGAAAAATACGTTAACGATAAAATTGGTGATATCGTGGCGAATAAAGATCTTAGCCGCTATATTCTGTAG
- the plsY gene encoding glycerol-3-phosphate 1-O-acyltransferase PlsY has product MLVCAYLLGSIPSGLWLGRYVYHKDIRTLGSGNIGTTNTFRVLGKKAGLIVLFMDMFKGTLAAALPYFFGSFSHPYYSPILIGLAAVVGHGFSIFDHFHGGKAVATSAGMVLAYNPLFFLLCWLVFGSLVYFTRMVSVASTLGMVIIFGLSFFFHDPLLSSVAFILMCFIIYMHRDNFKRIRNGTENKVPFGFGYHKNSSK; this is encoded by the coding sequence ATGCTCGTCTGTGCCTACCTGCTGGGGTCCATTCCTTCAGGTTTATGGCTAGGTAGATACGTTTATCATAAGGATATCCGGACATTAGGTAGCGGTAATATTGGGACCACCAATACCTTTCGTGTCTTAGGTAAAAAAGCTGGCTTGATCGTTTTATTCATGGATATGTTCAAAGGCACATTGGCAGCAGCATTGCCGTATTTCTTCGGTAGCTTCAGCCACCCGTATTATAGTCCGATATTAATCGGCTTGGCCGCAGTTGTTGGTCATGGTTTCTCGATCTTTGATCATTTTCATGGTGGCAAGGCAGTGGCAACTAGTGCCGGTATGGTACTCGCTTATAATCCACTATTTTTCTTGCTCTGCTGGCTAGTATTCGGTAGCCTAGTCTACTTTACCCGAATGGTCAGTGTTGCTAGCACGTTAGGAATGGTGATCATTTTCGGCTTATCGTTTTTCTTCCACGATCCACTACTCAGCAGTGTTGCCTTTATTCTGATGTGTTTTATCATCTACATGCATCGCGATAATTTTAAACGGATTCGCAACGGAACTGAAAATAAAGTTCCATTCGGGTTCGGTTATCATAAGAATTCGTCCAAATAA
- the parC gene encoding DNA topoisomerase IV subunit A yields MSNQQNIQELTLEEVMGDRFGRYSKYIIQERALPDIRDGLKPVQRRILYAMNRDGNTYDKGFRKSAKSVGNVMGNFHPHGDSSIYEAMVRLSQDWKLRAPLIDMHGNNGSMDGDPPAAMRYTEARLSKIAGEMLQDIDKKTVDFVPNFDDTEEEPTVLPARFPNLLVNGATGISAGYATEIPPHNLGEVIQALIYLLDHPDATLDKLMTFVKGPDFPTGGIIQGLDGIKQAYETGRGRIVVRSRTETVTLRGGREQIVISELPYEVNKAQLVKKMDEIRILKKVDGISEVRDESDRRGLSIVVELKKGANAQGILTYLLKNTDLQVTYNFNMVAINHQRPDQLGLKQLLMAYLEHQQIVITRRTHFDLDKAQARQHIVLGLIKALSILDQVIKVIRQSKNKKNAKDNLVAAFQFTEPQAEAIVSLQLYRLTNTDITALQKEQADLDKQIAKLEKILAEPKELGRVLKAQLRQIDHDYGNKRLSEIQAEIESLKVDTKVVVADEAVIVAVSHDGYLKRSSLRSYNSSTDDDNGLKDEDFLIFQQQLSTLNHLFMFTNKGHVIYRPVYEISDARWKDTGEHISQTIGLAADEAIIRTFAFSELKQGGQFVLTTTDGYIKQTEFSEFLPGRAYKSRAAQAMRLKDESAFVTDVIYIQPDEVAQYDVFLASYTGYGLRYPLSEVPVIGAKAAGTKSMALKDGDHVVNAVLVPREKATPVTIITQRGALKRMDVQEITETSRARRGMLILRELKRNPHRVQIMTGPLPAAAKLLVQTDTRQTFFLTPDEHPISDRYSNGSFVLDTEKTGTPVIGYPKIQFAQAE; encoded by the coding sequence ATGAGTAATCAACAGAACATTCAAGAATTAACTTTAGAAGAAGTTATGGGCGATCGCTTTGGTCGCTATTCCAAATATATTATTCAAGAACGTGCCTTACCGGATATCCGTGATGGCTTAAAACCAGTTCAGCGGCGTATCTTATACGCAATGAATCGTGATGGCAATACCTATGATAAAGGTTTCCGTAAATCAGCTAAGTCGGTTGGTAATGTTATGGGTAATTTTCATCCCCATGGTGATTCTAGTATCTATGAAGCAATGGTCCGTCTGAGCCAAGATTGGAAACTACGGGCACCATTGATCGACATGCACGGTAACAATGGTTCAATGGATGGTGATCCGCCAGCAGCAATGCGTTATACCGAAGCGCGTCTGAGCAAGATCGCTGGTGAAATGTTACAAGATATTGATAAGAAAACCGTTGATTTTGTACCTAACTTTGATGATACTGAAGAAGAACCAACCGTTTTACCAGCAAGGTTCCCTAACTTGTTGGTCAACGGTGCGACTGGGATCTCCGCTGGTTACGCAACTGAAATCCCACCGCATAATCTTGGTGAAGTGATTCAAGCCTTAATTTATTTACTGGATCATCCCGATGCGACTTTGGATAAGTTGATGACCTTTGTTAAAGGCCCTGATTTTCCAACTGGTGGGATCATCCAAGGCCTTGATGGGATCAAACAAGCGTATGAAACTGGCCGTGGTCGGATTGTCGTTCGTTCACGTACCGAAACAGTTACCCTACGTGGTGGTCGTGAACAGATTGTGATCAGCGAGTTACCCTATGAAGTTAACAAGGCGCAACTAGTCAAAAAAATGGATGAAATTCGTATTCTGAAAAAAGTAGACGGTATTTCTGAAGTCCGTGATGAATCTGATCGCCGTGGTTTATCGATTGTGGTTGAGCTTAAGAAGGGCGCGAATGCGCAAGGTATTTTGACTTATCTTTTAAAGAATACCGATCTTCAAGTCACTTATAACTTTAATATGGTGGCAATCAACCATCAGCGGCCAGATCAATTAGGCTTAAAGCAATTATTGATGGCTTACTTAGAGCACCAACAAATCGTGATCACACGCCGGACCCATTTTGATTTGGACAAGGCACAAGCCCGGCAGCATATTGTACTAGGTTTGATCAAAGCACTATCGATTTTAGATCAAGTGATTAAAGTGATTCGGCAAAGTAAAAATAAAAAGAACGCGAAAGACAATTTAGTCGCTGCTTTCCAATTTACCGAACCGCAGGCGGAAGCAATTGTTTCGTTACAACTGTATCGGTTAACCAATACAGATATTACCGCTCTACAAAAAGAACAGGCTGACTTAGATAAGCAGATCGCCAAGTTAGAAAAGATCTTAGCTGAACCAAAAGAATTGGGCCGTGTACTTAAAGCACAACTCCGCCAGATCGATCATGATTATGGCAACAAGCGTCTCAGTGAGATTCAAGCAGAGATCGAATCACTAAAAGTTGATACAAAGGTGGTCGTTGCTGATGAGGCTGTCATTGTAGCTGTCAGTCACGATGGTTATCTTAAACGCAGTAGTTTACGTTCTTATAACTCATCGACCGATGATGATAATGGCTTGAAAGACGAAGACTTTTTGATCTTCCAACAACAGTTGAGTACGCTAAATCACTTGTTTATGTTTACTAACAAAGGTCACGTGATCTATCGGCCAGTTTATGAGATCAGCGATGCTCGTTGGAAGGATACTGGTGAACATATTTCACAGACGATCGGTTTAGCCGCCGATGAGGCAATCATTCGTACTTTTGCTTTCAGTGAATTAAAACAGGGTGGCCAGTTTGTGCTGACCACAACTGATGGTTATATCAAACAGACAGAATTTAGTGAATTTTTGCCTGGTCGTGCTTACAAATCACGTGCCGCACAAGCTATGCGGCTAAAAGATGAGTCTGCCTTTGTAACGGATGTCATCTATATTCAACCAGATGAAGTGGCGCAATATGATGTTTTCTTGGCCAGCTATACTGGTTATGGTTTGCGTTACCCACTTAGTGAAGTGCCGGTGATCGGTGCTAAAGCTGCCGGAACTAAGTCAATGGCACTTAAGGATGGCGATCATGTGGTCAATGCAGTGCTAGTGCCACGTGAAAAAGCAACTCCCGTCACGATCATTACTCAACGGGGTGCATTGAAACGGATGGACGTGCAGGAAATCACTGAAACTAGCCGCGCTCGTCGTGGTATGCTGATTTTGCGCGAGTTAAAACGTAATCCACATCGGGTTCAGATCATGACTGGCCCGTTACCAGCCGCTGCAAAATTATTGGTACAAACAGATACACGACAGACGTTTTTCTTAACGCCGGATGAACATCCCATCAGTGATCGTTATTCAAACGGTTCCTTTGTTCTTGACACTGAAAAAACTGGTACACCGGTAATTGGCTACCCTAAAATCCAATTTGCACAAGCTGAATAA
- the pflB gene encoding formate C-acetyltransferase gives MKQLQANDTTTDYWEGFNGGDWQDSIDVRDFIQQNLVQYDGDESFLAGPTEATTTLNNKVMALKKQEREAGGVLDADNDVPATLTSHGPGYIEKDLEKIVGLQTDKPLKRAFMPYGGIRMAEDALEAYGFKTDPKMHQIFTEWRKTHNQGVFDVYTPDMRKARHYKIITGLPDAYGRGRIIPDLPRVALYGIDRLIEDKIADHGNVGDGEMTNDVIQLREQIADQVKALKGMKKMAASYGFDISKPAKTAQEAVQWVYFGYLAAVKTQNGAAMSVGRIDSFLDIFIQRDLDRGLLDEKHAQELIDQFVMKLRMVRFIRTTDYNDLFSGDPIWATLSMAGVGMDGRHHVNKTSFRVLKTLENMGAAPEPNITLLWDKRLPDGFKRYATKVSIDSSTIQYENDALMRNEWGTDYYGIACCVSAQPIADGVQFFGARANMAKTVLYAINGGVDEMGRAQVGPAAEPITTEYIDYDDFMEKFDRQLDWVADVYVNALNAIHYMHDKYDYEAEQLCLKNSRLDYTFATGISGLSHATDSLSAIKYGHVKVIRDEDGIAVDFKADHDYPRYGNNDDRADNIAKMLVKKLFDKMNKHHLYHGAKLSTSVLTITSNVVYGKNTGTTPNGRQAGEPFSPGANPAYGAEQNGALASLLSTAKIPYKYARDGISNTFGVTPRTLGNDISSQEDTLVNMVDGYMENKGMHLNINVFNRDTLKDAQAHPEKYPTLTVRVSGYCVYFADLTKEQQDDVISRTYFEAM, from the coding sequence ATGAAACAGCTCCAAGCAAATGACACGACCACAGATTATTGGGAAGGATTCAACGGCGGCGACTGGCAAGATTCAATTGACGTTCGTGATTTCATCCAGCAAAATTTAGTACAATACGATGGTGACGAAAGTTTCCTAGCTGGCCCAACTGAAGCAACCACAACCTTAAATAACAAAGTTATGGCTTTGAAGAAACAAGAACGTGAAGCCGGCGGTGTACTTGACGCTGATAATGACGTTCCCGCAACTTTAACTTCTCATGGCCCTGGCTATATTGAAAAAGATTTAGAAAAAATTGTTGGCTTACAGACTGACAAACCTTTGAAACGTGCATTCATGCCTTATGGTGGTATCCGGATGGCAGAAGATGCCCTCGAAGCTTATGGTTTCAAGACTGATCCGAAGATGCATCAGATCTTTACTGAATGGCGTAAAACACATAACCAAGGTGTATTCGATGTTTACACACCTGATATGCGTAAAGCTCGTCACTATAAGATTATTACTGGTCTTCCTGATGCTTATGGTCGTGGCCGGATTATCCCTGATTTGCCACGTGTTGCGCTATATGGTATCGATCGTTTGATCGAAGACAAGATCGCTGATCACGGTAATGTTGGCGATGGTGAAATGACTAATGACGTTATCCAATTACGTGAACAAATCGCTGATCAAGTTAAAGCCTTAAAAGGTATGAAGAAAATGGCTGCTAGCTACGGCTTTGATATTTCAAAACCAGCCAAAACAGCTCAGGAAGCCGTTCAGTGGGTTTACTTCGGTTATTTAGCCGCAGTTAAAACACAAAACGGTGCTGCAATGTCTGTTGGCCGGATCGACTCATTCTTGGATATCTTTATCCAACGTGACCTTGATCGTGGCTTACTTGATGAAAAGCACGCACAAGAGTTAATTGATCAATTTGTTATGAAGTTACGGATGGTTCGCTTCATTCGGACAACTGATTACAATGATTTGTTCTCTGGTGATCCTATCTGGGCCACACTTTCAATGGCCGGTGTTGGTATGGATGGCCGTCATCATGTTAATAAGACTAGTTTCCGTGTTTTGAAGACATTGGAAAACATGGGGGCTGCACCAGAACCTAACATTACGTTATTATGGGACAAGCGCTTACCAGACGGCTTCAAACGTTATGCTACAAAAGTTTCAATTGATAGTTCAACGATTCAATATGAAAATGATGCATTAATGCGTAACGAATGGGGTACTGACTACTACGGCATTGCTTGCTGTGTTTCTGCACAACCAATTGCTGATGGTGTTCAATTCTTTGGTGCTCGTGCTAATATGGCTAAAACCGTTTTATATGCCATCAATGGTGGTGTTGATGAAATGGGCCGTGCTCAAGTTGGACCAGCAGCTGAACCAATTACTACTGAATATATTGACTATGATGACTTTATGGAGAAATTTGATCGTCAATTAGACTGGGTTGCTGACGTTTATGTTAATGCCTTAAATGCCATTCATTATATGCATGATAAGTATGACTATGAAGCAGAACAATTATGCTTGAAGAACTCACGCTTAGATTACACCTTTGCAACTGGTATTTCTGGTTTATCACACGCAACAGATTCGCTTTCTGCAATCAAGTATGGTCATGTTAAAGTTATTCGTGACGAAGATGGTATTGCAGTTGACTTCAAAGCTGATCATGACTATCCACGTTATGGTAACAATGATGATCGTGCTGATAACATTGCTAAGATGTTAGTTAAGAAGTTGTTTGACAAGATGAATAAACATCATTTATATCATGGTGCTAAATTATCAACTTCTGTTTTGACCATTACTTCTAACGTTGTTTATGGTAAGAACACTGGTACTACACCTAATGGTCGTCAAGCCGGCGAACCATTCTCACCTGGTGCTAACCCAGCATATGGTGCAGAACAAAATGGTGCCTTAGCTTCCTTGTTATCAACAGCTAAGATTCCTTATAAGTATGCTCGTGACGGTATCTCCAATACCTTTGGGGTAACACCACGGACCTTAGGTAATGATATTAGTAGTCAAGAAGATACTTTAGTTAACATGGTTGACGGGTACATGGAAAACAAAGGTATGCATTTGAATATCAACGTCTTCAATCGTGATACCTTGAAAGATGCACAAGCTCATCCTGAAAAGTATCCAACATTGACCGTTCGTGTTTCTGGTTACTGTGTCTACTTTGCAGATTTAACTAAGGAACAACAAGACGACGTTATTTCGCGGACATACTTCGAAGCAATGTAA
- the parE gene encoding DNA topoisomerase IV subunit B: MKETQTAYNDASIQVLQGLEAVRKRPGMYIGSTDSKGLHHLVYEIVDNAVDEALAGYGKEIDVTIHKDNSVTVRDFGRGMPTGMHASGIPTIEVILTVLHAGGKFGQGGYKTSGGLHGVGSSVVNALSESMTATVVRDGKKFQETFRNGGQPVGTLKKLGKTREATGTTITFKPDATIFTTIDFNYNVLAERIRESAFLLRDVKFVFTDERGEGRQEVYHYEDGIKEFVDYLNEDKDTLGPTMFFSGEKDGIQVEFAGQYNDGYSENILSFVNNVRTNDGGSHEAGMKTALTRSFNDYARKVNLLKEKDKNLEGSDVREGLSAVISIRIPEEILQFEGQTKGKLGTPQARAAVDNVIGEQLAYYLLENGDFAQMMVKKALKAREARQAARKARDESRNGKRKKKTERLLSGKLTPAQSRNSKRNELYLVEGDSAGGSAKQGRDRKFQAILPLRGKVINTQKAKMDDILKNEEISTMIYTIGAGVGPEFSVEDSNYDKIIIMTDADTDGAHIQILLLTFFYRYMKPLIEAGKVYIALPPLYRLQKGSGKNLQIRYAWTDDELAAEMKTFGKGSSLQRYKGLGEMNADQLWETTMNPESRTLIRVRIDDAALAERRVTTLMGDKVAPRRKWIESHVQFSMAEEGSILETKTANHTANSVASDTPDQAAK; the protein is encoded by the coding sequence ATGAAAGAAACCCAAACGGCTTATAATGACGCTTCGATTCAAGTCCTACAAGGATTAGAAGCGGTTCGTAAGCGTCCTGGTATGTACATCGGCTCGACCGATAGCAAGGGACTGCATCATTTAGTCTATGAAATTGTCGATAATGCTGTCGATGAAGCTTTAGCTGGTTACGGTAAAGAAATCGATGTGACCATCCATAAAGATAATAGTGTGACTGTCCGTGATTTTGGTCGCGGCATGCCAACTGGTATGCATGCGTCTGGTATTCCAACTATTGAAGTTATTTTAACTGTCTTACATGCCGGTGGGAAATTCGGCCAAGGCGGTTACAAAACATCTGGTGGATTACATGGGGTCGGTTCTAGTGTCGTTAACGCGTTATCTGAGTCAATGACGGCAACCGTCGTGCGTGATGGCAAAAAATTTCAAGAAACATTTCGTAACGGTGGTCAGCCCGTGGGCACATTAAAGAAGTTAGGTAAAACGCGGGAAGCTACAGGAACAACGATTACATTTAAGCCAGATGCTACGATCTTTACAACTATAGACTTTAATTATAATGTGTTAGCTGAAAGAATCCGTGAGTCAGCCTTTTTGTTGCGTGATGTCAAGTTTGTTTTTACTGATGAACGTGGTGAAGGCCGACAAGAAGTTTATCATTATGAGGATGGTATCAAAGAATTTGTCGACTATTTAAACGAAGACAAAGATACGTTGGGACCAACGATGTTTTTCTCTGGCGAAAAAGATGGTATCCAAGTTGAGTTTGCCGGTCAGTACAATGATGGTTATTCAGAGAATATCTTGTCCTTTGTCAATAATGTGCGGACCAATGATGGTGGCAGCCATGAAGCCGGTATGAAAACCGCCTTGACGCGCTCGTTCAATGACTATGCGCGCAAAGTTAATTTATTAAAAGAAAAAGATAAAAATCTTGAGGGTAGTGATGTCCGTGAAGGGCTGTCGGCGGTCATTTCTATTCGTATTCCCGAGGAAATCTTACAATTTGAAGGGCAAACCAAGGGTAAATTAGGGACACCACAGGCCCGTGCTGCCGTTGATAATGTGATTGGTGAGCAATTGGCTTACTATCTGCTAGAAAACGGTGACTTCGCGCAAATGATGGTCAAAAAGGCCTTAAAAGCGCGTGAAGCCCGTCAAGCTGCCCGCAAAGCACGTGATGAAAGTCGTAATGGCAAACGTAAAAAGAAAACTGAGCGTTTACTCTCGGGTAAATTAACCCCCGCACAGTCGCGTAATAGCAAGCGTAACGAACTTTATCTCGTCGAAGGAGATTCTGCCGGTGGCTCAGCTAAACAGGGGCGTGACCGCAAATTTCAGGCGATTTTGCCATTACGGGGTAAAGTTATTAATACCCAAAAGGCGAAAATGGATGATATTCTCAAAAATGAAGAAATCAGCACTATGATCTACACGATCGGTGCCGGTGTTGGTCCCGAATTTTCCGTTGAAGACAGTAATTACGATAAGATCATTATCATGACCGATGCGGATACCGATGGTGCCCATATTCAGATCTTATTACTGACGTTCTTTTATCGTTATATGAAACCACTGATTGAGGCGGGTAAGGTTTATATTGCCTTACCACCGTTGTATCGCCTACAAAAAGGTAGTGGCAAAAATCTGCAGATCCGCTATGCTTGGACCGATGATGAATTAGCTGCTGAAATGAAGACTTTTGGTAAAGGGAGTAGTTTACAGCGTTACAAAGGTCTTGGTGAAATGAACGCTGATCAGTTATGGGAAACGACAATGAATCCGGAATCACGGACTTTGATCCGAGTTCGAATCGATGACGCCGCTCTAGCGGAACGCCGTGTCACTACCTTGATGGGCGATAAAGTTGCACCGCGACGTAAATGGATCGAAAGTCATGTTCAATTTTCAATGGCTGAAGAAGGCAGTATTTTAGAGACAAAAACAGCTAATCATACCGCTAACAGTGTGGCATCTGACACACCTGATCAAGCAGCAAAGTGA
- the pflA gene encoding pyruvate formate-lyase-activating protein, which produces MKIFEQEQSSVAVADETPIGYVHSIETFGSVDGPGIRYVLFLQGCRMRCQFCHNPDTWNQGVGDEMTADQVLADAERYRAFWGKQGGITTSGGEALLQIDFLIDLFKKAKAKGIRTCLDTCGQPFTRKQPWFDKFEELMRYTDISLVDIKQINPREHKRLTGWSNENIFDMLSYMLEHDKHVWIRHVLVPQRTDFDTELIQIGNYIKTIAPIVDKVEVLPYHTMGVSKYEELGIDYPLDGIEPPTQARVKNAEKLLHTTDYTNYQQYPNYSRA; this is translated from the coding sequence ATGAAAATTTTTGAACAAGAACAATCATCAGTTGCAGTAGCAGACGAAACACCAATTGGCTACGTGCACTCAATAGAAACATTTGGTTCAGTTGATGGACCTGGTATTCGTTACGTACTTTTCTTACAGGGGTGTCGGATGCGTTGTCAATTCTGCCATAATCCTGACACTTGGAATCAGGGCGTTGGTGATGAAATGACTGCAGATCAAGTATTAGCTGACGCTGAGCGATATAGAGCATTCTGGGGTAAGCAGGGTGGCATTACTACCAGTGGTGGTGAAGCTTTACTTCAGATCGATTTCTTGATCGATTTATTTAAGAAAGCTAAGGCTAAAGGAATTCGGACTTGTTTGGATACCTGTGGCCAACCGTTTACCCGGAAACAACCTTGGTTTGATAAATTTGAAGAATTAATGCGGTATACTGATATTTCATTAGTTGATATTAAGCAGATCAATCCACGTGAGCATAAGCGTTTGACTGGCTGGAGTAATGAAAATATCTTTGATATGTTGAGTTACATGTTAGAACATGATAAACACGTTTGGATTCGTCATGTGTTAGTGCCACAACGGACTGATTTTGATACTGAATTGATTCAGATCGGTAATTATATTAAAACTATCGCACCAATCGTTGATAAAGTTGAAGTATTGCCATACCATACAATGGGCGTTTCTAAGTATGAAGAATTAGGAATCGATTATCCATTGGATGGCATTGAACCACCGACCCAGGCACGGGTCAAAAATGCTGAGAAGTTATTGCATACTACTGATTACACCAATTATCAGCAATATCCTAATTATTCTAGAGCATAA